One stretch of Labrenzia sp. CE80 DNA includes these proteins:
- a CDS encoding metallophosphoesterase, with the protein MLKLAHLSDPHLGPLPDPKLLQLFSKRILGYLNWKRNRSSSMTGNHLERLVSDMKAHAPDHIAVTGDLVNIALPLEIIGARTWLEELGDGEHVSVVPGNHDAYVPGALKKARSEWLGYMVGDDSDAASSKDGEAGFPYVRIRENVALVGVSTARATAPWFATGRVGSTQTKLLRSVLEDLGRRELFRVIMIHHPPFHKATHWHKRLSDASRVRAVIKQAGAELVLHGHTHIDSRAEIEGPCGPVPIIGVPSATSAPGGKKPGARYNLFSISRQNGHWQCDLEERGFTEKDEPISTIVEGSLSIPAC; encoded by the coding sequence ATGCTGAAACTTGCTCATCTGTCTGATCCCCATCTTGGGCCTCTGCCAGATCCAAAACTGCTACAGCTCTTTTCCAAGCGAATCCTCGGATACCTGAACTGGAAGCGGAATCGCTCCAGCTCCATGACCGGCAACCATCTGGAACGTTTGGTGTCCGATATGAAGGCCCACGCCCCGGACCACATCGCGGTCACCGGCGATCTGGTCAATATCGCCCTCCCCTTGGAAATCATTGGCGCGCGCACCTGGCTTGAAGAGCTCGGCGACGGCGAACACGTATCCGTGGTTCCAGGCAACCATGACGCCTACGTTCCAGGAGCGCTCAAGAAAGCGCGCTCCGAATGGCTCGGCTATATGGTCGGCGATGACAGCGACGCTGCCTCGAGCAAAGATGGCGAGGCCGGCTTTCCCTATGTCCGCATCCGGGAGAATGTTGCGCTTGTTGGTGTCTCGACCGCCAGAGCGACAGCCCCCTGGTTCGCCACAGGCCGTGTAGGCAGCACTCAGACGAAACTGCTGCGCTCGGTCCTGGAGGACCTGGGCCGCAGGGAGTTGTTCAGGGTGATCATGATTCATCACCCGCCTTTCCACAAGGCAACCCACTGGCACAAACGTCTCTCGGATGCTTCGCGTGTTCGCGCAGTGATCAAACAGGCCGGCGCAGAACTCGTGCTCCACGGCCACACACATATTGACAGCCGAGCTGAGATAGAGGGTCCTTGCGGTCCTGTCCCGATTATCGGAGTGCCATCCGCCACAAGCGCGCCCGGCGGCAAGAAACCCGGCGCGCGCTACAATCTCTTTTCGATTTCACGGCAGAACGGGCACTGGCAGTGCGATTTGGAAGAACGGGGCTTCACCGAAAAGGACGAGCCCATTTCCACAATCGTGGAAGGCAGCCTGTCTATACCGGCCTGCTGA
- a CDS encoding NUDIX domain-containing protein — MLKFFSYLPKGLTKRLVQGRALLRNPYCLGVRVLVRNADGAVLLVRHSYLPGWYLPGGGVDKGETMATAAARELVEEVGIRCSAPPRLLGVYLNREAFGRDHVGFYEAVTWTETTDFMRPNTEILDAGFFALDQLPEATTAGTRRRLSELARGVLGATEDGIW, encoded by the coding sequence ATGCTCAAATTTTTCTCTTATTTGCCCAAGGGGCTGACCAAGCGTCTCGTTCAAGGACGGGCCCTGCTGCGCAATCCTTACTGCCTTGGCGTCAGGGTTCTGGTCCGGAATGCCGACGGCGCGGTTCTGCTTGTGCGGCACAGCTACCTGCCTGGTTGGTATCTCCCCGGTGGTGGCGTCGACAAGGGTGAGACGATGGCGACGGCTGCTGCGCGGGAGCTGGTGGAGGAAGTTGGAATTCGCTGTTCTGCCCCACCAAGGCTGTTGGGTGTCTATCTCAACCGCGAAGCGTTTGGCCGCGATCACGTCGGGTTCTACGAAGCCGTGACTTGGACGGAGACCACTGATTTCATGCGGCCGAACACAGAGATTCTGGATGCAGGCTTTTTTGCTCTGGATCAGCTACCCGAGGCGACTACGGCTGGCACAAGACGACGCCTGTCCGAACTGGCCAGGGGTGTGCTAGGCGCGACGGAAGACGGCATCTGGTAG
- a CDS encoding N-acetyltransferase — protein MKPSNWFIRLEEAADAADIENLQAEAFGPGRFARTAFKIREGIAGDPRLSFVGMSGADLAGSVRLTPIMIGNSRGMLLGPLTVSPRFKNRGLGKELLRTCLSAAADAGETAVLLVGDAPYYGPLGFEPVPMGQIILPGPVDPARLLVACLNGSEMPSGLVRGGTE, from the coding sequence ATGAAACCCTCCAATTGGTTTATTCGTCTCGAAGAAGCTGCTGACGCGGCTGACATTGAAAATCTGCAAGCCGAAGCTTTCGGTCCGGGTCGTTTCGCGCGGACGGCTTTCAAAATTCGCGAAGGCATAGCGGGCGACCCGCGGCTTTCTTTTGTCGGCATGAGCGGAGCTGATCTTGCGGGATCGGTGCGGCTTACACCGATCATGATCGGCAACTCTCGTGGCATGTTGCTGGGTCCGCTGACCGTTTCGCCCCGGTTCAAGAACAGGGGGCTTGGAAAAGAGCTCTTGAGAACGTGCCTCAGCGCAGCCGCGGATGCCGGCGAAACAGCAGTTCTTCTGGTCGGTGATGCGCCTTACTACGGTCCGCTGGGCTTTGAACCGGTGCCAATGGGGCAGATTATCTTGCCCGGACCAGTCGATCCGGCGCGTCTTCTGGTGGCCTGCCTCAATGGGTCCGAGATGCCATCGGGCCTGGTGCGCGGCGGAACTGAATGA
- a CDS encoding glutathione S-transferase family protein: protein MGLLVDGKWTDQWYDTKSSGGRFVRKESSFRNWITADGSPGPSGAGGFAAEAGRYHLYVSYACPWAHRTLVFRQLKGLEELIGLTAVEPLMLENGWTFAEPDPLNGASYAWQIYTTADPNYSGRATVPILWDKKKKTIVSNESSEIIRMFNSSFDRLTGSQTDFYPKDLRKEIDDINDHIYDTVNNGVYKAGFATSQDAYEEAVHALFATLDLLEQRLEQSRYLVGNIPTEADWRLFTTLIRFDAVYVGHFKCNIRRIEDYPCLSNYMRDLFQTAGVAETVNMDVIKKHYYGSQETVNPTRIVPVGPDLDFYRAHNRNQLFEVA from the coding sequence ATGGGTCTCTTGGTCGACGGCAAATGGACGGATCAATGGTACGACACCAAATCCAGCGGAGGCCGTTTTGTCCGCAAGGAGTCTTCGTTTCGCAACTGGATCACTGCTGATGGCAGCCCAGGACCGAGTGGAGCCGGAGGTTTCGCGGCGGAAGCCGGACGCTATCATCTCTATGTATCCTACGCTTGCCCATGGGCGCACAGGACGCTCGTTTTCCGGCAACTGAAAGGACTCGAAGAGTTGATCGGCCTCACGGCGGTTGAACCGCTGATGCTGGAAAACGGTTGGACCTTTGCAGAACCGGATCCACTCAATGGCGCCAGCTACGCCTGGCAGATCTACACCACTGCTGATCCGAACTACAGCGGTCGGGCGACAGTTCCGATCTTGTGGGACAAGAAAAAGAAAACCATTGTCTCCAACGAATCCTCCGAAATCATCCGGATGTTCAATAGCTCATTTGATAGGCTGACTGGATCGCAGACTGATTTCTATCCGAAGGACCTTCGCAAGGAGATCGACGATATCAACGACCACATCTACGACACAGTGAACAACGGGGTCTACAAGGCAGGTTTCGCGACCAGTCAGGACGCTTACGAGGAGGCGGTCCACGCGTTGTTTGCAACACTCGATTTGCTCGAGCAGCGCCTTGAACAGTCGCGTTATCTCGTTGGCAACATACCAACTGAGGCCGATTGGCGGCTCTTCACCACTCTCATTCGGTTTGATGCAGTCTATGTCGGCCACTTCAAATGCAATATTCGCCGTATCGAGGACTACCCGTGCCTGTCCAACTACATGCGCGACCTTTTTCAAACGGCCGGCGTCGCCGAGACCGTCAATATGGATGTGATCAAGAAGCACTATTACGGCTCTCAGGAGACCGTTAATCCGACACGAATAGTGCCGGTTGGACCGGACCTGGACTTTTATCGCGCACACAACCGGAACCAATTGTTCGAGGTGGCCTGA
- a CDS encoding MoxR family ATPase, protein MSVISPPPGGTAETDLDSIAEVAEKALERITAAKADISRIIFGQENVVEQSLVTILAGGHGLLVGVPGLAKTKLVETLGTVLGLNARRIQFTPDLMPSDILGAEVMEQAADGSRAFRFIPGPVFSQLLMADEINRASPRTQSALLQAMQEYHVTVAGQPHDLPRPFHVLATQNPLEQEGTYPLPEAQLDRFLMQIDVHYPDMDAERRILLETTGAEQAVAQTAMSAEELAGYQQLVRRMPVGESVVDAILKLVRAARPSEDGSGDDVKKLIAWGPGPRASQALMLTVRARALVEGRLAPSVDDVLALAEPILQHRMALTFAARADGHTIRGIIRQVKEKIG, encoded by the coding sequence CGCTTGAGCGGATCACCGCAGCGAAAGCCGATATATCTCGGATCATCTTCGGCCAGGAAAATGTTGTCGAACAATCGCTGGTCACAATTCTTGCCGGAGGTCACGGACTTCTCGTCGGCGTCCCCGGCCTGGCCAAGACCAAGCTCGTCGAAACACTGGGAACGGTTCTCGGCCTCAACGCCCGTCGCATCCAGTTCACCCCGGACCTCATGCCCTCCGACATTCTTGGCGCCGAGGTGATGGAACAGGCCGCCGACGGCAGTAGAGCGTTCCGCTTCATTCCCGGACCGGTCTTCTCCCAGCTTCTGATGGCCGATGAGATCAACCGTGCGAGCCCCCGCACACAGTCTGCCCTGCTTCAGGCGATGCAGGAATATCATGTGACCGTCGCGGGTCAGCCTCATGATTTGCCGCGCCCCTTCCATGTACTCGCAACCCAGAACCCGTTGGAGCAGGAGGGCACATATCCCCTCCCCGAAGCACAGCTCGATCGCTTTTTGATGCAGATCGACGTTCACTATCCTGACATGGACGCCGAACGCCGCATTCTGCTTGAGACAACAGGCGCCGAGCAGGCTGTTGCGCAGACCGCCATGTCGGCAGAAGAACTTGCCGGCTACCAACAGCTCGTACGTCGTATGCCCGTTGGAGAATCCGTGGTTGACGCGATCTTGAAACTTGTCCGCGCAGCGCGCCCGTCAGAAGATGGATCCGGCGATGACGTCAAGAAGCTGATTGCCTGGGGCCCCGGCCCCCGCGCAAGTCAGGCATTGATGTTGACCGTGAGAGCCCGAGCGCTCGTTGAAGGCCGTCTTGCACCCTCGGTTGATGATGTCCTGGCGCTTGCCGAACCGATCCTGCAGCACCGGATGGCGCTGACCTTTGCAGCGCGGGCTGATGGCCACACAATCCGTGGCATCATTCGGCAGGTAAAGGAAAAGATCGGCTGA
- a CDS encoding DUF4159 domain-containing protein translates to MAGFLPLAFATPWLLGALLLLPAIWWLLRLTPPRPQEIDFPPTRLLLDIDKHEETPQRSPWWLTLLRLTLAALLILALAGPIWRPAEEVASGEGTMWMLMDNGWTSARDWTTQVETAERLLSLAEAAGQPVLFAATADGPGQPLTPTDATTALERLRALEPRAWPSKRSELTTALRKSASTVRPGAVVWLSDGTQSSEGASFQTDLANIAGGAPVTIYSGIETPFALKAISNDADALTVSVLRHPDSDRSAVTVRALDLRGLVLGQTDVSFDTDSHLTEARFEMPSELRNDIARVEVAGENAAGAVQLVDDSWRRRSVGLLSGQSGDLAQPLLSPLYYLQRALGPFSDIRLSRNGDLGVAVPELLDQGLSVLVLADVGRLPDSAVAALSDWIEGGGMLVRFAGPRTAGGTDELIPVSLRAGDRSLGGSLSWKQPQKLADFSASSPFAGLKVPPEVTVNRQVLADPTADLPDRTWAMLEDGTPLVTADRLGRGTIVLFHVTADSAWSNLPLSGIFLDMLRRILAVSNTAEPTAQGTDAETGAVTQSILPPLRLLDGYGRFGSPAADVPPMTDLAFREASAGRKSPPGLYGNDDGFRALNLMRPDDELEQLDFSPLEDIATLQPYPTNDTLDLRAAFFALAFGLLILDAIAVILLAGGLSRLRMRQVTAGAAVILILGSVLQVPHAQAQSNSDDLRALEASQETHLAYVLTGTPDVDDTSAAGLFGLSQFLAERTALEPGAPMGVDIARDELAFFSLLYWPIEPTADKPDDRTMARIDTFMRNGGTILFDTRDHISAATTGFGTTPATLKLREILEDLDIPPLEPVPIDHVLTKAFYILDTFPGRYATSPLWVESLEQRVATSERPVRAGDGVSPVMITANDFAAAWAIDSTGSFLFPTIPDDPVQRDYAFRAGVNMVMYSLTGNYKADQVHIPALLERLGQ, encoded by the coding sequence ATGGCCGGTTTTCTTCCTCTTGCCTTCGCAACGCCATGGCTTCTTGGAGCCTTGCTGCTGTTGCCCGCCATCTGGTGGCTGCTGCGGCTGACACCGCCCCGGCCTCAGGAAATCGACTTCCCGCCAACCCGGCTTCTTCTCGACATCGACAAACACGAAGAAACACCTCAGCGAAGCCCCTGGTGGTTGACACTCTTGAGGCTCACGCTTGCCGCTCTTCTGATCCTGGCATTGGCCGGCCCCATCTGGCGGCCTGCGGAGGAGGTTGCGTCCGGCGAAGGCACCATGTGGATGTTGATGGACAACGGCTGGACATCCGCACGGGACTGGACAACTCAGGTCGAGACTGCAGAACGATTGCTTTCCCTGGCTGAGGCTGCAGGCCAACCGGTGCTCTTTGCAGCAACTGCGGATGGTCCCGGTCAGCCCCTGACACCGACGGATGCGACGACAGCTCTTGAACGCTTGCGGGCGCTGGAACCCCGTGCGTGGCCTTCGAAGCGCAGCGAATTGACAACGGCACTGCGCAAGAGTGCAAGCACGGTACGTCCTGGTGCCGTTGTTTGGCTTTCAGACGGAACCCAATCTTCCGAAGGCGCCTCTTTTCAGACGGACTTGGCCAACATCGCCGGTGGAGCGCCGGTAACAATCTACTCCGGGATCGAAACGCCCTTTGCGTTGAAGGCGATTTCGAACGATGCCGACGCACTTACCGTATCGGTCCTTCGTCATCCTGATAGCGATCGGAGCGCTGTCACCGTTCGTGCGCTGGATCTAAGAGGTCTGGTGCTCGGACAAACGGACGTCTCCTTCGACACTGACAGTCATCTGACAGAAGCACGCTTCGAAATGCCGAGCGAGCTGCGCAACGATATCGCCCGCGTTGAAGTGGCCGGTGAAAACGCGGCAGGCGCTGTGCAGTTGGTCGATGACAGTTGGCGGCGCCGAAGCGTCGGACTTCTCTCCGGTCAATCCGGAGACCTGGCACAACCACTGCTGTCGCCACTTTATTATCTGCAACGCGCCCTTGGCCCTTTCTCAGATATTCGCCTGTCGCGCAACGGCGACCTGGGTGTTGCGGTGCCTGAATTACTGGACCAGGGTCTCTCCGTTCTCGTTCTGGCCGATGTCGGCCGCCTTCCTGACAGCGCTGTCGCAGCCCTGTCGGACTGGATCGAGGGCGGTGGCATGCTGGTGCGATTTGCAGGACCGAGGACCGCCGGCGGCACTGATGAACTAATACCAGTGTCGCTCAGGGCCGGAGACAGGTCTCTCGGGGGCAGCCTTTCGTGGAAACAACCTCAAAAACTCGCAGACTTTTCAGCAAGCTCGCCTTTCGCCGGGTTAAAGGTTCCACCAGAAGTCACGGTCAACCGGCAGGTGCTCGCCGACCCGACCGCCGATCTTCCGGACCGTACCTGGGCAATGCTCGAAGATGGGACACCTCTTGTCACGGCAGACCGGCTTGGGCGCGGGACGATTGTCCTCTTTCACGTCACCGCGGACTCCGCCTGGTCGAACCTGCCGCTTTCGGGGATTTTCCTCGACATGCTGCGAAGAATTCTTGCCGTGTCCAATACGGCAGAACCTACGGCCCAAGGCACTGACGCGGAAACGGGAGCGGTCACGCAGAGCATATTACCCCCGTTGCGGCTTCTCGACGGTTACGGCCGCTTCGGGTCGCCGGCTGCAGATGTGCCGCCAATGACGGATCTTGCCTTCCGGGAAGCCAGTGCCGGACGGAAGAGCCCACCGGGGCTTTATGGCAATGATGACGGGTTTCGGGCACTCAACTTGATGCGCCCTGATGACGAGCTTGAACAGCTGGATTTTTCTCCGCTTGAAGACATCGCGACACTTCAGCCCTATCCAACCAACGACACATTGGATCTGAGAGCAGCCTTCTTTGCATTGGCCTTTGGCCTTCTCATTCTGGATGCGATCGCTGTGATCCTTCTGGCAGGAGGACTCAGCCGCTTGCGCATGCGCCAGGTCACAGCGGGCGCCGCAGTCATTCTGATTTTGGGCTCCGTGCTCCAAGTGCCGCATGCACAGGCACAGTCAAACTCTGATGATCTGAGAGCACTTGAAGCCTCGCAGGAGACCCATCTCGCTTATGTCCTGACCGGCACCCCGGACGTAGACGACACGAGTGCAGCAGGGCTTTTCGGCTTGAGCCAGTTCCTTGCCGAACGAACGGCTCTCGAACCAGGCGCGCCGATGGGCGTCGACATAGCGCGTGATGAGCTTGCATTTTTCTCGCTGCTCTACTGGCCAATCGAACCGACCGCTGACAAGCCCGACGACAGGACAATGGCGCGCATAGACACATTCATGCGCAATGGCGGAACGATCCTTTTTGACACGCGCGATCACATCTCCGCCGCGACAACCGGCTTTGGCACCACGCCTGCGACCCTGAAGCTAAGGGAAATTCTCGAAGATCTGGACATCCCGCCGCTGGAGCCCGTGCCGATTGATCATGTCCTGACGAAGGCCTTCTATATCCTCGACACTTTCCCCGGCCGCTATGCCACCAGCCCGCTCTGGGTGGAGAGCCTGGAACAGCGCGTCGCAACATCGGAACGGCCGGTTCGTGCGGGCGACGGCGTATCGCCGGTCATGATCACGGCCAATGATTTTGCGGCTGCCTGGGCAATTGATTCCACGGGCAGCTTTCTTTTCCCGACGATACCCGATGATCCGGTGCAGCGTGACTACGCCTTCCGCGCCGGCGTCAACATGGTCATGTACAGCCTGACCGGCAACTACAAGGCTGACCAGGTGCATATTCCCGCCCTGCTGGAACGGCTCGGGCAATGA
- a CDS encoding DUF58 domain-containing protein, with product MALTPNVTSQSKHIDQETWPNVIGEARSVADALPDLLVEASHVASSVTAGWHGRRRAGPGESFWQFRPFNMGEPAKRIDWRRSARDDHLYVREREWEAAHTVWLWADLSPSMVFQSRLGNASKRDRAIVLKLALADMLAYTGERIGLPGVTRPFSDRKAAERIADALTHMAKPRALPDTAAVQRFSDVVLISDLLDPVDEIANWIARVAGTGAKGHVIQVLDPIEETFPFDGRVEFHDPERGTRLTTGRAESWREAYQRRMERHRAEIRDICRRAGWTYSLHHTDRSPAEPLLVLHSALSGTAETLGTGGI from the coding sequence ATGGCTCTGACGCCGAACGTTACCTCCCAAAGCAAACACATCGACCAGGAAACCTGGCCGAATGTCATTGGCGAAGCACGGTCGGTGGCCGACGCCCTGCCGGATCTGCTGGTCGAAGCCAGTCACGTCGCAAGTTCGGTGACTGCCGGTTGGCATGGCAGACGCCGCGCCGGGCCGGGCGAGAGCTTCTGGCAGTTCCGCCCCTTCAACATGGGCGAACCTGCGAAGCGGATCGATTGGCGGCGCTCTGCGCGCGATGATCATCTTTATGTTCGCGAACGTGAGTGGGAAGCAGCCCATACGGTCTGGCTCTGGGCAGATCTTTCGCCCTCGATGGTGTTTCAATCGCGGCTTGGCAACGCCTCCAAGAGAGACAGGGCAATCGTGTTGAAGCTCGCCCTGGCAGACATGCTCGCCTATACAGGTGAGCGCATCGGCTTGCCGGGTGTCACACGCCCTTTTTCGGACAGAAAGGCAGCCGAGCGCATCGCAGACGCGCTCACTCATATGGCCAAGCCTCGCGCCTTGCCGGACACAGCCGCGGTGCAGCGCTTTTCCGATGTGGTTCTAATTTCGGACCTGCTCGACCCGGTCGACGAGATTGCCAACTGGATTGCTAGGGTCGCCGGAACAGGCGCCAAGGGTCACGTCATTCAGGTGCTGGATCCCATCGAGGAAACCTTTCCTTTCGATGGCCGCGTAGAATTTCATGATCCGGAACGCGGCACGCGCCTGACCACAGGCCGCGCGGAATCGTGGCGCGAAGCCTATCAAAGGCGCATGGAACGTCACCGGGCCGAAATTCGTGACATCTGCCGTCGCGCAGGCTGGACCTATTCTCTCCATCACACGGACCGATCGCCAGCCGAACCGTTGCTCGTGCTGCACAGCGCGTTGTCGGGCACGGCCGAAACACTTGGAACGGGAGGCATTTGA